The following proteins are co-located in the Neodiprion virginianus isolate iyNeoVirg1 chromosome 6, iyNeoVirg1.1, whole genome shotgun sequence genome:
- the LOC124308192 gene encoding muscle M-line assembly protein unc-89 isoform X4, translating to MSATSSRSPSPHKCLLETSFCGNKPMLADNLIEPSKPETDDLEKVLLQREADTTRALIPDSIRVPMVAGNLKPDPLDKPRRRAREDRKEIFKREVEITKRVLERVHIDVPITKKYEEPESKSSSEVQKPASLDLTDKRKKPQNFKEIVQTTPTSSGIQGSPKLPRHQKVRELEGSRTPSPSSVSRKSSFTSLFKARTDGSVLSPESPTPGGKSRRSLTSKIKDTTESIRSRSKSRERVSTDRGSTLKKETKNKGVFSSTLSLFKKRERKKSCGDPTTPLDGDNPSLESIGNVEFTFNSERSSQQKEDSIFISLHADDRYYEVALPSESVSIPLETPTKLFDEYESEPRSGSIVTEASIEHHDSSQVKTEASIEASVHRSSSKDSQIPQSNSRESQMSKSSSKDSKISVQTTKSLLRDTKIDSVASKLEPNTTQLANGSAIEPPVKKPEIIKPKRKSKEVRKIEPSETIDDTSLKTEINGNEPPRPQVPQNSREHGFVDDEGCLKVADGLVKTPSVVSDLDHNSSESERDSEIEFIRNKAEKVAEELPDERKGLCYDESFEEDLPYVPTTLPLEKSVAVPILPVKQRLQEVRTIPIERPRSTTPINPTLLDEFVMQTSMDERRVEKMKISLPREDSFKLKSPRKQMTNTFTEFAGRVPRNAGKSPSPPPLPPRAPAARPTAWINFEEIPEKRKAPKRIQTIPRPDDEAKGGYSYVQPEECRCECHEESRRASLKESTSCTSNGERPCNGENCTGPVAATSGDRASIVSDSSLDYSLSIEEPGAQPLLGPMKPFGMDLDVRSNRSSIISQEEADDAHQ from the exons ATGTCAGCCACCTCTTCAAG gTCCCCGAGCCCGCACAAATGCCTCTTGGAAACATCGTTTTGCGGCAACAAACCGATGTTGGCTGACAACTTGATTGAACCGTCAAAGCCGGAAACTGATGACCTAGAAAAAGTTCTCCTACAGAGGGAAGCTGACACTACGAGAGCTCTCATTCCGGACAGTATAAGGGTGCCAATGGTAGCAGGGAATCTTAAACCGGATCCACTCGATAAGCCGAGACGACGAGCGCGCGAGGACCGAAAGGAGATATTCAAAAGAGAAGTTGAGATAACGAAACGAGTTCTCGAAAGAGTCCACATCGAC GTTCCTATCACTAAAAAGTACGAAGAGCCAGAGTCAAAGTCGTCGTCGGAAGTGCAGAAACCGGCGTCCCTCGACTTGACTGATAAACGAAAGAAACCTCAAAACTTCAAAGAAATCGTGCAGACGACTCCGACGTCCAGTGGAATCCAGGGAAGCCCAAAGCTGCCTAGACATCAGAAGGTTCGAGAACTGGAGGGCTCGAGGACGCCGAGCCCATCTTCGGTTTCACGTAAAAGCAGCTTCACCTCGTTGTTCAAAGCCCGAACTGACGGCAGCGTTCTGAGTCCCGAGTCACCGACTCCTGGTGGAAAGTCGAGAAGGAGTCTCACTTCGAAGATCAAAGACACGACTGAGAGCATTAGAAGTAGGTCAAAGTCCCGAGAGAGGGTGTCGACCGACAGAGGTTCGACGCTGAAGAAGGAGACAAAAAATAAGGGTGTGTTTTCGTCGACTTTGAGTTTGTTCAAGAAACGGGAACGCAAGAAGAGTTGCGGTGATCCAACGACGCCGTTGGATGGGGATAATCCTTCCTTGGAGAGTATCGGGAATGTGGAATTCACCTTCAACTCGGAACGGAGTAGCCAGCAGAAGGAGGACTCGATATTCATCAGTCTGCATGCCGACGACAGATATTACGAAGTGGCTCTACCTTCGGAGAGCGTTTCCATCCCATTGGAAACCCCGACGAAACTCTTTGACGAGTACGAATCGGAACCACGCTCCGGCAGTATCGTGACCGAGGCTTCTATAGAGCACCATGACTCGAGCCAAGTTAAGACGGAGGCGAGTATCGAGGCATCGGTGCACAGGTCGTCTTCCAAGGATAGTCAAATACCCCAAAGCAACTCGAGGGAGTCCCAGATGTCTAAGAGCTCGTCGAAGGATTCGAAGATCAGTGTACAGACGACAAAGTCTCTACTGAGGGACACGAAGATTGATTCGGTCGCGTCAAAGCTCGAGCCCAACACCACGCAGCTGGCAAATGGCAGCGCGATTGAACCGCCCGTCAAAAAACCGGAAATAATAAAGCCTAAACGAAAGAGCAAAGAAGTGCGGAAGATCGAACCCTCCGAGACTATAGACGATACATCGCTTAAGACTGAAATAAATGGCAACGAACCACCTCGACCGCAAGTTCCGCAAAATTCCAGAGAGCACGGCTTCGTCGACGACGAAGGTTGCCTGAAGGTTGCCGATGGGCTGGTGAAAACACCAAGCGTTGTTTCAGACCTCGATCACAACAGTTCCGAGTCAGAGCGAGACTCGGAGATAGAATTTATCCGGAACAAGGCTGAGAAGGTGGCCGAAGAGTTGCCGGATGAAAGGAAAGGCCTCTGTTACGACGAAAGCTTCGAAGAAGACCTCCCTTACGTACCCACAACTTTACCATTGGAGAAGAGCGTCGCTGTTCCCATACTGCCGGTGAAACAGAGGCTTCAGGAAGTGAG GACAATTCCAATCGAACGACCAAGGTCTACAACCCCTATAAACCCGACGCTGCTTGACGAATTCGTGATGCAGACATCGATGGACGAGCGAAGGGTGGAGAAGATGAAGATATCACTGCCGAGAGAAGACAGCTTCAAGCTAAAAAGCCCGAGAAAACAGATGACAAACACGTTCACCGAGTTTGCGGGTAGAGTGCCAAGAAACGCAGGAAAGTCTCCAAGTCCACCGCCACTTCCGCCGCGAGCACCGGCAGCCAGACCCACTGCCTGGATAAACTTCGAGGAGATACCGGAGAAGCGGAAGGCTCCTAAGAGGATCCAAACGATTCCGAGACCGGACGACGAGGCGAAGGGCGGGTATAGCTACGTTCAGCCGGAGGAATGCAGGTGCGAGTGTCACGAGGAGTCGAGGAGGGCTTCTCTGAAGGAGTCGACCTCGTGCACGAGCAACGGCGAGCGCCCTTGCAACGGTGAGAATTGCACGGGACCAGTAGCGGCGACTTCCGGTGACCGGGCCAGCATCGTCAG TGATAGCTCCCTGGATTACAGCTTGAGCATAGAGGAACCAGGCGCGCAGCCTCTCCTGGGTCCCATGAAACCTTTCGGAATGGATCTGGACGTGCGTTCCAACCGATCCAGCATAATCTCGCAGGAGGAGGCCGACGACGCGCACCAGTAA